The following are encoded together in the Ooceraea biroi isolate clonal line C1 chromosome 2, Obir_v5.4, whole genome shotgun sequence genome:
- the LOC113561458 gene encoding uncharacterized protein LOC113561458: MIVATHKCGCPVPSSIAEPVELGAPCSPCCPRPLSTQYPKVQPAVSTRESQKIISERRPRGNGESKSRGIRVSNAKETGSDRIVSEIVRKRQPYKEIEAVINDNRVIVRMHKEPMRQEYDPPCECIGQRADEESTLSLKKCDDGVAFDMAEGSLELHRVPRGATSSTEKICEETGCRTVTLYPQADAKDGDDPAARNDRSREKRPLDLEKNPNIFVLRIRKYGDNSDKKQKIDLEFRAPRPWLPREDKKLRKDLEKPEELEKHGKLEAHEGLEEHEMLEKYELRYL, from the coding sequence ATGATCGTGGCGACTCACAAGTGCGGCTGCCCTGTACCCTCATCGATCGCTGAACCAGTTGAATTAGGAGCACCCTGTTCACCCTGCTGTCCGCGTCCACTCAGCACACAGTATCCAAAAGTACAACCAGCTGTCTCAACTCGCGAATCACAGAAGATCATCAGCGAGCGACGTCCGAGGGGCAATGGCGAGTCAAAGTCGAGAGGAATCAGAGTGTCAAACGCGAAGGAGACTGGAAGCGACAGAATCGTGTCGGAGATCGTGAGGAAGAGACAACCGTACAAGGAGATCGAAGCTGTCATCAATGACAATCGCGTGATCGTCAGGATGCACAAGGAGCCGATGAGACAAGAGTACGATCCCCCGTGCGAGTGCATCGGTCAGCGCGCGGATGAAGAATCGACGTTAAGCTTGAAGAAGTGCGACGACGGTGTCGCGTTCGACATGGCCGAGGGTAGTTTGGAGCTCCATCGCGTTCCACGAGGAGCCACATCATCGACAGAGAAGATCTGCGAGGAGACTGGATGTCGCACGGTGACGCTGTATCCTCAGGCGGATGCGAAAGATGGCGACGATCCTGCAGCGAGAAACGACAGATCGAGGGAGAAACGGCCGCTCGATCTTGAAAAGAATCCAAATATATTCGTGTTGAGGATCAGAAAGTACGGCGATAACAGCGATAAGAAGCAGAAGATCGATCTTGAGTTCCGGGCACCGCGACCTTGGCTGCCGCGGGAGGATAAGAAGCTTCGTAAAGATTTGGAGAAACCGGAGGAATTGGAGAAGCACGGGAAATTGGAGGCACATGAAGGATTAGAGGAACACGAAAtgttagaaaaatatgaacTTAGATACTTATGA
- the LOC105278924 gene encoding uncharacterized protein LOC105278924, which translates to MVDCITICNTACIACIWCILFSVCFPNFSRNLRKADSSECCIRGKPARKRNREAHSRDFPRCGKADAVHARRRFKDRSRSERNREDRRGRRSRCEEKTCSRIRGSHRGSLKEDETISPTCSGVRCADGCNILAGSGDSLGRKSDNAVLRADSSEYRICRRS; encoded by the exons ATGGTGGACTGCATTACTATATGCAACACCGCTTGCATAGCATGCATCTGGTGCATCCTCTTTTCGGTATG TTTTCCAAATTTCTCGAGGAACCTTCGGAAGGCGGATTCGAGCGAGTGCTGCATACGCGGAAAGCCAGCTCGGAAGCGCAATCGGGAGGCACACTCGCGTGATTTTCCGAGATGCGGGAAAGCTGACGCAGTTCATGCACGACGGAGATTCAAGGACCGTTCACGCTCTGAACGCAATCGCGAAGACCGACGAGGACGCCGATCTCGTTGCGAGGAGAAAACGTGCAGTCGAATAAGAGGATCCCATCGAGGAAGCTTGAAGGAGGACGAAACAATTTCGCCGACATGCAGCGGAGTCAGATGCGCGGATGGTTGCAACATCCTTGCGGGGTCGGGTGATTCCTTGGGCAGGAAGAGCGACAACGCCGTCCTCAGAGCAGACAGCAGCGAGTATCGCATCTGTAGAAGATCTTGA
- the LOC105278923 gene encoding uncharacterized protein LOC105278923: MLEPLIVLTVLNCIFMFSSTVTTCALWWQHQKHRCCAKVDVTQQKSGSKRSKSYTFGAVKKSRKPKINGHVEIKSVNDSPKQKDERSPKRRSKKKLPYLAEYQKRREEKMLTSSGGLEARRLEEKTKLSEASQTVNDTKSTIVMEFSTVQKVVQIVDNDSEINPPRVSLKDVISRKNTAKNKKCNDNVEQSFVTNGNSFMVTGKNS, translated from the exons ATGCTGGAACCACTGATAGTTCTGACAGTGCTGAATTGTATTTTCATGTTCAGTTCTACCGTCACAACCTGCGCattatg GTGGCAACATCAGAAGCATCGTTGTTGCGCAAAAGTGGATGTTACCCAACAGAAATCTGGTTCTAAGAGATCGAAAAGTTATACTTTTGGAGCCGTCAAGAAATCAAGAAAACCAAAGATCAACGGTCACGTAGAGATCAAGTCTGTGAACGATAGTCCCAAGCAGAAAGATGAAAGAAGCCCGAAGAGAAGGTCCAAGAAAAAGTTGCCATATCTGGCAGAATAtcaaaagagaagagaagagaagatgtTAACGTCGTc GGGCGGACTGGAAGCAAGGAGGCTCGAAGAGAAGACAAAGCTGTCGGAAGCTTCGCAGACAGTAAACGACACGAAATCGACAATCGTGATGGAATTCTCGACGGTCCAGAAGGTCGTGCAAATCGTCGATAATGATTCTGAGATTAATCCACCGCGAGTATCTCTCAAGGATGTCATCAGTCGGAAGAACACGGCGAAGAACAAGAAATGCAATGATAATGTTGAGCAGAGTTTCGTGACCAACGGCAACAGTTTCATGGTCACCGGCAAAAATTCCTGA
- the LOC105278930 gene encoding uncharacterized protein LOC105278930, producing the protein MFREAVCLCPSVSQPSSHLPLAEDVCPKYYQEIGAEMISNQLIIRLEKDRNRKRKKKLEEWDPPCDCVEIQRPTSKTGPKIINADYDDRIVFRVHWASRFPKEDPAYRSQTIAYKIDSCREKEGSHQCKTITVYPQFISGSQEVYSDHITEGNQDIFLLRIKKKAEYSEQSNRNVELEVRTPKPPTPTSSPAIAPPQPVRDLVVEHVVENEEPSENTDDKLDEKPVKKSKTQPKRKKKKKQLPI; encoded by the exons atgtttcgagaagctgtaTGCCTCTGTCCATCAGTATCCCAACCGTCGTCGCATTTGCCACTCGCCGAGGATGTTTGTCCAAAATATTACCAAGAGATTGGAGCAGAGATGATTAGCAATCAGCTAATCATTCGACTAGAGAAGGATAGGAACAGAAAACGGAAAAAGAAGCTGGAGGAATGGGATCCGCCTTGCGACTGCGTGGAGATTCAAAGACCAACGAGCAAAACAGGCCCCAAGATCATCAATGCAGATTACGACGACCGCATTGTGTTCCGCGTTCACTGGGCATCTCGTTTTCCAAAAGAGGATCCTGCTTACAGATCGCAAACTATCGCCTACAAG ATCGACTCGTGCAGGGAAAAAGAGGGCAGCCATCAGTGCAAGACTATCACGGTTTACCCTCAATTTATCTCCGGTTCTCAAGAAGTGTATAGTGATCACATAACCGAGGGTAATCAAGACATCTTCTTACTgaggataaaaaagaaagcagAATATTCCGAACAGAGCAATAGAAACGTCGAGCTTGAAGTGAGAACACCGAAACCACCAACGCCAACGTCATCGCCTGCAATTGCACCGCCGCAACCAGTTCGCGATTTGGTTGTGGAACATGTTGTAGAAAATGAAGAACCGAGTGAGAATACAGACGACAAACTGGATGAGAAGCCGGTGAAGAAAAGTAAAACACAgccaaagagaaaaaagaaaaaaaagcaattgccgatttaa